DNA from uncultured Campylobacter sp.:
CTTTTGATAGCTCTTTGCGGGCCTGCGACCGTCGTACCGCTTTTACTTTTTAACTCAGCGGCCACGAGGCTAAATTTGAGCACGATCGGCTATTTGCAGTATATCTCGCCTTCGATGCAGCTTTTGCTTGCCGTTTTTTACTACGGCGAGCAAGTTAGCGCGCTTAAGGCGCTGTCGTTTTTGCTAATCTGGAGCGCGCTAGCGGTGGTTAGCTTTAGCGCGATTTATAACAAAAAAAGCAAAATTTCAGTATAACCGCAAATTTAAATCAAAAAAGGAAAAACAATGTCATCTATCGCATTTTACGCCGTCATCTGCGTCGTAGCCGTGCTCGTACTATACACGCAAATACAAAAAATAACGAGAAAGATCGACGAGAACGGCACTTTAGCAAATAACTCCCCAGAGGCCGTACGTCAAATTTCGGTGCAAAAGTACAAGGATTTTTGCGAGATCATTAACGGCGAGCTAAGAGAGCTAAAGATGAAAGCGCTCTACGACGACGCCCTAAAAAACGAGGATCTAAAGGAAAAATTTTTAGAAAGCCTAAGCGAGATGAGTAAGAAGCTGACGTTTATCGAGACGATGAACACCGCTAGAAACCCAGACAAATGGGAAAGCGAGCTCTTTGAGGTGCTTAGCCGACTAGACGATCTCGTCACGGAAAACTTTAAAGACGGCGAGCGCGCGGGCGACGAGATCAGACAGCGTCTGGGCGCGGAGTTTGGCAAGCTACAAAATTAAATCTTAAGTAAAAACGGGGTAATATCGCTTTTTTGATTTAACTCTATCTTTCTAAGGAAAAAACGGATGAGCTATACCAAAAAAGACCTCGTAACCGCTGCAAATTTAACCAAAGACGAAATTTACCATTTCCTAAATTTAGCCAAGGAGTTTAAGGCATTAAACAACTCCGAGACCAAAAAAGCCAAGTCGCTCTACGGCAAAACGACCGTAAACGCCTTTTTCGAAAACTCGACTAGGACGCGAACGAGCTTTGAGATCGCAGCTAAGCGCCTCGGAGCCGACGCTATAAATTTCACCGCCTCAAACTCCAGCACCAAAAAGGGCGAAACGCTCATCGACACCGTCCACAACATCGTCGCGATGAAAACGGACGTCGTCATCGTGCGCCACTACAGCTCGGGCGCAGCTAAATTTATAGCTGAAAATACCGACGCTCACGTCGTAAACGCGGGCGACGGCCTAAACGAACACCCTAGCCAAGCGCTGCTTGATCTTTTTACCATACTGGAGAATCGCGGCAGTCTAGAAAATCTCACGGTCGCCATCATCGGCGATATCTTTCACAGCCGCGTAGCTCGCTCAAACATCTACGTCCTAAAAACGCTCGGAGCCAAGGTCAAGCTCTTTGGCCCGCCGATGTTTTTAACTGGCATGGAGGCTTTCGGCTGTCAAATTTGCTCCGATATGCAAGGGGCGATCGAGGACTCGGACGTCATCATCATGCTACGCATCCAGCTCGAGCGTCAGGATGACGAGATCGCATTTCCGTCCGTGCGCGAATACTCCAAATTTTTCGGCCTAACCGCTAGTAAAATGCAATACGCCAAAGAGGGCGTCATGATCCTGCACCCGGGTCCGATAAATCGCGGCGTCGAGATAAACTCTGACGTAGCCGACGATCCGCGCTACTCGCACGTACTAAATCAGGTCGAAAACGGCGTCGCCGTCAGGATGGCGATCCTAGATACTCTCATCAAAAACAAAGGCGCAAAATGAAAACTCTCATCAAAAACGGCACGATCGTAAATCATAACAGCTCGCAAAAAGCAAACATCCTGATAGACGGCGACAAGATCGCTCTCATCACGGCTGACGAACCCTCAGCTGATAATGTAATAGACGCTAGCGGCAAGCTCGTGATGCCGGGCCTAATCGATATGCATGTGCATTTTCGTGATCCGGGCCTTGAGTACAAAGACGACATAAACACGGGCTCCGAGACTGCGGTCGCCGGCGGCGTGACCACCTGCTGCCCGATGGCAAATACAAATCCCGTAAACGACAACGCCGTCGTCACACGCGATATGGTAGCTAAGGCAAAAGCTCGCGGCCTCATCGACCTGCTTCCTATCGGCGCGATAACTAGCAAGATGGATGGCAAAAAGTGCGTAGAGATGGGCGATATGACGCAGGCGGGTGCAGTGGCGTTTAGCGACGACGGCCTACCCGTAGCTAGCAGCGACGTGATGAGATACGCGCTTGAATACTCAAAGCACTTCGGTAGCTTCGTCATCAACCACTCCCAGGACTGCTCGCTATGCCGCGGCGGCCATATGAACGAGGGGCGCGTCTCGGCGATACTAGGCATCAAAGGCATGCCGCGCGAGCAGGAAGAAATCATGGTCTCGCGCGATCTGCTGCTAGCCAAACTAACAGGCGGCCACATCCACATCGCGCACGTTAGCTCCGAGTGGTCGCTAAAGCTCATCGCGCAGGCGCGCGCAGCCGGCATAAACGTGACCTGCGAGGCGACGCCGCACCACTTTACCTACACCGAGGACGAGCTACTAGGATATGATACGAACTTTAAAATGTCGCCGCCGCTTCGCACAAAATCAGACGTAGAGGCGATTAGAGAGGGGCTAAAAAGCGGCCTAATCGACGTCATCGTGACCGACCACGCCCCGCACCATAACGACGAGAAATTTTTAGAATTCGACAAGGCGCCCTTTGGAATACTCGGCCTGCAAACCCTCGTGCCTATGACGCTAGATCTAGTTAGAGACGGCGTGATAGACTATGAGAAAATGGCGGCTCTGACGTCTTATAACGCGGCTAAAATTTTAAAACTAAAAGACAAAGGCGTGATCGCAGAGGGCTACCTCGCCGACATCGCGATAATCGATCCGGGTTTTGAGTATCTCTACGACAAAAACCTAAATAAATCAAAATCCCAAAACTCCCCGCTGCTAGGCAAGACGCTAAAAGGCGCGGCGGTAATCACGATAAAAAGCGGAAAAACGGTGTTTGAGTTTCCAAACGTCGTAGCGTAAAAGGATGAGATGGAAAGTGAAAGTATATGCACAATATTTTGAATTTAATGGACTTAAATATAGACTAAATACTATTTTGCAGTTTGGAGATAGTTTTACACATATTGGAAATATTATTTTGGCAAATCCTGGAAGCTCTAAGCCAGTGGGAAACATTGATGAAATTTCAAAGGGATCAATAAAAACCTTTTATGATTCCTTTGAAGGGCGAAAATTTAATGACTTAAATTGGTATGAGTTTAGTGTTGATACTACTATGCGAGTAGTCGAAAAAATTTTTAATGGCAGTTATATTACCGATAAACCGCTACAATTAAACGGCGTCGTTCAACTATTTAATGCTTTTAATATAGCCAATCCAAACTTAGACGAAACTCTTAATAATATACCTAGAGATAGCAATCCATATATTATTACTCCAAATATTGCAGATTTTATAGCTGATA
Protein-coding regions in this window:
- a CDS encoding dihydroorotase, whose translation is MKTLIKNGTIVNHNSSQKANILIDGDKIALITADEPSADNVIDASGKLVMPGLIDMHVHFRDPGLEYKDDINTGSETAVAGGVTTCCPMANTNPVNDNAVVTRDMVAKAKARGLIDLLPIGAITSKMDGKKCVEMGDMTQAGAVAFSDDGLPVASSDVMRYALEYSKHFGSFVINHSQDCSLCRGGHMNEGRVSAILGIKGMPREQEEIMVSRDLLLAKLTGGHIHIAHVSSEWSLKLIAQARAAGINVTCEATPHHFTYTEDELLGYDTNFKMSPPLRTKSDVEAIREGLKSGLIDVIVTDHAPHHNDEKFLEFDKAPFGILGLQTLVPMTLDLVRDGVIDYEKMAALTSYNAAKILKLKDKGVIAEGYLADIAIIDPGFEYLYDKNLNKSKSQNSPLLGKTLKGAAVITIKSGKTVFEFPNVVA
- a CDS encoding aspartate carbamoyltransferase catalytic subunit translates to MSYTKKDLVTAANLTKDEIYHFLNLAKEFKALNNSETKKAKSLYGKTTVNAFFENSTRTRTSFEIAAKRLGADAINFTASNSSTKKGETLIDTVHNIVAMKTDVVIVRHYSSGAAKFIAENTDAHVVNAGDGLNEHPSQALLDLFTILENRGSLENLTVAIIGDIFHSRVARSNIYVLKTLGAKVKLFGPPMFLTGMEAFGCQICSDMQGAIEDSDVIIMLRIQLERQDDEIAFPSVREYSKFFGLTASKMQYAKEGVMILHPGPINRGVEINSDVADDPRYSHVLNQVENGVAVRMAILDTLIKNKGAK